A portion of the Streptomyces platensis genome contains these proteins:
- a CDS encoding histone-like nucleoid-structuring protein Lsr2: protein MAQRVVVTLSDDIDGGEAAETVTFGLDGKSYEIDLNPANAKKLRGALAPFVEAGRKRAKSGKAYHRTAVNPDPAAVRAWARSNQMDVPPRGRIPKKVYEAFNAANH, encoded by the coding sequence GTGGCGCAGCGCGTAGTAGTAACGCTCTCCGATGACATCGACGGAGGAGAAGCCGCAGAGACGGTCACCTTCGGACTGGACGGGAAGTCGTACGAGATCGACCTCAATCCCGCCAATGCGAAGAAACTGCGCGGTGCCCTCGCTCCGTTCGTCGAGGCCGGCCGCAAGCGGGCCAAGTCCGGCAAGGCCTACCACCGGACCGCGGTGAACCCCGACCCCGCGGCCGTCCGCGCCTGGGCCCGCTCCAACCAGATGGACGTCCCGCCGCGCGGCCGGATCCCCAAGAAGGTCTACGAGGCCTTCAACGCCGCCAATCACTGA
- a CDS encoding response regulator transcription factor: MEERRGGGVSERAIRVLLADDEHLIRGALAALLSLEDDLLVVAEAATGPEARAMARAHEPDVAVLDLQMPGADGVAVATSLRGEVPGCRSMIVTSHGRPGHLKRALAAGVRGFVPKTVSAQRLAEIIRTVHAGNRYVDPELAADAISAGESPLTVREAEVLECAEAGAPVMEIAARASLSPGTVRNYLSSATAKLGAENRHAAARLARERGWL; encoded by the coding sequence GTGGAGGAGAGGCGGGGTGGCGGAGTGAGTGAGCGGGCGATCCGGGTGCTGCTGGCGGATGACGAGCACCTGATCCGTGGGGCGCTGGCGGCGTTGCTGTCGCTGGAGGACGATCTGCTGGTGGTGGCCGAGGCGGCGACCGGGCCGGAGGCGCGGGCGATGGCGCGGGCGCATGAGCCGGATGTGGCGGTGCTGGATCTCCAGATGCCGGGGGCTGACGGTGTGGCGGTGGCCACATCGTTGCGGGGTGAGGTGCCGGGGTGCCGGTCGATGATCGTGACGAGTCACGGGCGGCCGGGGCATCTGAAGCGGGCGCTGGCGGCCGGGGTGCGGGGGTTCGTGCCGAAGACCGTGTCGGCGCAGCGGCTGGCGGAGATCATCCGCACGGTGCACGCCGGAAACCGTTATGTGGACCCGGAGTTGGCAGCGGACGCGATAAGCGCCGGGGAGTCCCCGCTGACGGTCCGGGAGGCGGAGGTGCTGGAATGCGCCGAGGCCGGGGCGCCGGTCATGGAGATCGCGGCGCGGGCTTCGCTGTCGCCGGGGACGGTGCGGAACTATCTCTCGTCGGCGACCGCGAAGCTGGGCGCGGAGAACCGCCATGCCGCGGCGCGTCTCGCCCGCGAGCGGGGTTGGCTATAG
- the purQ gene encoding phosphoribosylformylglycinamidine synthase subunit PurQ, giving the protein MTSRIGVITFPGTLDDRDTQRAVRVAGAEAVPLWHRDKDLKQVDAVVLPGGFSYGDYLRAGAISRFSPVMESVIEQAKGGMPVLGICNGFQVLTESHLLPGAMLRNNHLHFICRDQKLRVENAETSWTVDYTSGQEISVPLKNIDGRYVADERTLDMLEAEGRVAFRYLDGNPNGSLRDIAGITNEAGNVVGLMPHPEHAVEPLIGTGRTDGLGFFTSILKKLVNA; this is encoded by the coding sequence ATGACCTCGCGGATCGGAGTCATTACCTTCCCCGGCACGCTCGACGACCGCGACACCCAGCGCGCGGTCCGGGTGGCCGGCGCCGAAGCGGTGCCGCTGTGGCACCGCGACAAGGACCTCAAGCAGGTCGACGCCGTGGTGCTGCCCGGCGGCTTCTCGTACGGCGACTATCTGCGGGCCGGGGCCATCTCCCGTTTCTCGCCGGTGATGGAGTCCGTTATCGAGCAGGCCAAGGGCGGTATGCCCGTCCTGGGTATCTGCAATGGCTTCCAGGTGCTCACCGAGAGCCACCTGCTGCCCGGCGCCATGCTGCGCAACAACCATCTGCACTTCATCTGCCGCGACCAGAAGCTGCGGGTGGAGAACGCGGAGACTTCCTGGACCGTGGACTACACCTCCGGCCAGGAGATCAGCGTTCCGCTGAAGAACATCGACGGCCGGTACGTCGCCGACGAGCGCACGCTCGACATGCTCGAGGCCGAGGGACGGGTCGCCTTCCGCTACCTGGACGGCAACCCCAACGGTTCGCTCCGCGATATCGCCGGCATCACCAATGAGGCGGGCAATGTCGTCGGCCTCATGCCGCATCCCGAGCACGCCGTGGAGCCGCTGATCGGTACGGGCCGTACCGACGGCCTCGGATTCTTCACCTCGATCCTGAAGAAGCTGGTCAACGCATGA
- the purS gene encoding phosphoribosylformylglycinamidine synthase subunit PurS encodes MARVVVDVMLKPEILDPQGQAVQRALPRLGFEGIADVRQGKRFELEVEGPVDEAALARIHEMAETFLANTVIEDFTVRVDS; translated from the coding sequence GTGGCACGCGTCGTAGTCGACGTCATGCTCAAGCCGGAGATCCTCGACCCGCAGGGGCAGGCGGTGCAGCGCGCACTGCCACGCCTGGGATTCGAGGGGATCGCCGACGTCCGTCAGGGCAAGCGTTTCGAACTTGAGGTGGAGGGTCCGGTCGACGAAGCCGCCCTCGCTCGCATCCATGAGATGGCCGAGACCTTCCTCGCCAACACCGTCATCGAAGACTTCACCGTGCGGGTCGACTCATGA
- the purL gene encoding phosphoribosylformylglycinamidine synthase subunit PurL translates to MTLDTVKHAAETPDTDQPWAELGLKQDEYQRIREILGRRPTGAELAMYSVMWSEHCSYKSSKVHLKQFGEKAPENDAMLVGIGENAGVVDVGQGYAVTFKVESHNHPSYIEPYQGAATGVGGIVRDILAMGARPVAVVDPLRFGAADHPDTKRVLPGVVAGIGGYGNCLGLPNIGGEVVFDACYQGNPLVNAGCIGVMKHEDIHLAKASGAGNKVILYGARTGGDGIGGVSVLASETFDDSKPTKRPAVQVGDPFQEKLLIECTLEIFKEDLVDGIQDLGGAGLSCATSELASAGSGGMRVELDTVPLRDSSLSPEEILMSESQERMCAIVEPGKVDRFLEICEKWDVIATVIGEVTDGSQLEIFWHGEQIVDVPPRTVAHEGPVYERPYARPDWQDALQADDAAKLARPANAEELRAQVLRLVASPNQASKAWITDQYDRFVQGNTVLAQPEDAGMVRIDADSNLGVALATDGNGRYAKLDPYTGAQLALAEAYRNVAASGAKPLAVSDCLNFGSPEDPAVMWQFAEATRGLADACQTLGTPVTGGNVSLYNQTGEVAIHPTPVVAVLGVIDDVNRRTPIAFAEEGQLVYLLGDTREELGGSAWSQVVHDHLGGLPPKVDLERERLLAEVLISASRDGMIDAAHDLSDGGLIQALVESCLRGGKGARLVVPDGLDPFVLLFSESAGRAVVAVPRSEELRFTDMCGARGLPATRIGVIDGAEIDVQGQFSIPLSELKESHEATIPGLIA, encoded by the coding sequence ATGACTCTCGACACCGTCAAGCACGCAGCCGAGACGCCGGACACCGACCAGCCGTGGGCCGAACTCGGCCTGAAGCAGGACGAGTACCAGCGCATCCGGGAGATTCTCGGCCGCCGTCCCACCGGCGCCGAACTCGCCATGTATTCGGTCATGTGGTCCGAGCACTGCTCCTACAAGAGCAGCAAGGTCCATCTGAAGCAGTTCGGTGAGAAGGCCCCCGAGAACGACGCGATGCTCGTCGGCATCGGCGAGAACGCCGGTGTCGTCGACGTCGGCCAGGGCTACGCCGTCACCTTCAAGGTGGAGTCCCACAACCACCCCTCGTACATCGAGCCCTACCAGGGCGCGGCCACCGGCGTCGGCGGCATCGTCCGCGACATCCTCGCCATGGGTGCCCGCCCGGTCGCCGTCGTCGACCCGCTGCGGTTCGGCGCCGCCGACCACCCCGACACCAAGCGCGTCCTGCCGGGCGTGGTGGCCGGAATCGGCGGCTACGGCAACTGCCTGGGTCTGCCCAACATCGGCGGCGAGGTCGTCTTCGACGCCTGCTACCAGGGCAACCCGCTGGTCAACGCCGGCTGCATCGGCGTCATGAAGCACGAGGACATCCACCTGGCCAAGGCGTCCGGCGCGGGCAACAAGGTCATCCTCTACGGCGCCCGCACCGGCGGCGACGGCATCGGCGGCGTCTCCGTGCTGGCCTCGGAGACCTTCGACGACTCCAAGCCCACCAAGCGCCCCGCCGTCCAGGTCGGTGACCCCTTCCAGGAGAAGCTGCTCATCGAGTGCACCCTGGAGATCTTCAAGGAAGACCTGGTCGACGGCATCCAGGACCTCGGCGGCGCCGGGCTGTCCTGCGCCACCAGCGAGCTGGCCTCGGCCGGTTCCGGCGGCATGCGCGTCGAGCTGGACACCGTGCCGCTGCGCGACTCCTCCCTCTCGCCCGAGGAAATCCTCATGAGCGAGTCCCAGGAGCGCATGTGCGCGATCGTCGAGCCCGGGAAGGTCGACCGCTTCCTGGAGATCTGCGAGAAGTGGGACGTCATCGCGACCGTCATCGGTGAGGTGACGGACGGCTCCCAGCTGGAGATCTTCTGGCACGGCGAGCAGATCGTGGACGTGCCGCCGCGCACCGTCGCCCACGAGGGCCCGGTCTACGAGCGCCCGTATGCCCGGCCCGACTGGCAGGACGCCCTCCAGGCCGACGACGCCGCCAAGCTGGCCCGCCCGGCGAACGCGGAGGAACTGCGGGCGCAGGTCCTGCGGCTGGTGGCCTCGCCCAACCAGGCCTCCAAGGCGTGGATCACCGATCAGTACGACCGGTTCGTGCAGGGCAACACCGTTCTCGCCCAGCCCGAGGACGCCGGGATGGTCCGCATCGACGCGGACAGCAACCTCGGTGTCGCCCTCGCCACCGACGGCAACGGGCGCTACGCCAAGCTCGACCCGTACACGGGCGCGCAGCTGGCGCTGGCCGAGGCGTACCGCAATGTCGCCGCGTCCGGTGCCAAGCCGCTGGCGGTCTCCGACTGCCTGAACTTCGGTTCGCCCGAGGACCCCGCGGTGATGTGGCAGTTCGCCGAGGCCACCCGTGGTCTCGCCGACGCCTGCCAGACCCTGGGCACGCCCGTCACCGGCGGCAATGTCTCGCTGTACAACCAGACCGGCGAGGTGGCGATCCATCCGACCCCGGTCGTCGCGGTGCTCGGTGTCATCGACGATGTGAACCGCCGTACGCCGATCGCCTTCGCCGAAGAGGGCCAGCTGGTCTACCTCCTGGGTGACACCCGCGAGGAGCTCGGCGGCTCGGCGTGGTCGCAGGTCGTGCACGACCACCTCGGCGGTCTGCCGCCGAAGGTGGACCTGGAGCGCGAGCGGCTGCTGGCGGAGGTGCTGATCTCGGCCTCCCGTGACGGCATGATCGACGCCGCGCACGACCTCTCCGACGGCGGTCTGATCCAGGCGCTGGTGGAGTCCTGCCTGCGCGGCGGCAAGGGCGCGCGCCTCGTCGTTCCCGACGGGCTGGACCCCTTCGTCCTGCTGTTCTCCGAGTCGGCGGGCCGTGCGGTCGTCGCCGTCCCGCGCAGCGAGGAGCTCCGCTTCACGGACATGTGCGGTGCCCGGGGGCTGCCGGCCACCCGCATCGGTGTGATCGACGGTGCGGAGATCGACGTCCAGGGGCAGTTCAGCATCCCGCTGAGCGAGCTGAAGGAGTCGCACGAGGCGACCATCCCGGGCCTGATCGCCTGA
- a CDS encoding phosphoribosylaminoimidazolesuccinocarboxamide synthase gives MPGFVEKPEPVEVPGLTHLHTGKVRDLYRNAAGDLVMVASDRTSVYDWVLPTEIPDKGRVLTQLSLWWFDQLSDLVPHHVLGTDVPPGAPADWAGRTLVCKSLDMVPVECVARGYLTGSGLAEYRQTRTVCGLALPEGLVDGSELPAPIFTPATKAAVGDHDENVSYEEVAHQVGAEVAAELRQTTLAVYGRARDIARERGIILADTKFEFGFAGGQLTLADEVLTPDSSRFWPADLWQPGRAQPSFDKQFVRDWLTSSAADWDRTGEEPPPALPHEIVESTRAKYIEAYQRLTGLSWA, from the coding sequence GTGCCCGGTTTTGTAGAAAAGCCTGAGCCGGTGGAGGTCCCCGGGCTCACCCACCTCCACACCGGCAAGGTGCGCGACCTCTACCGGAATGCCGCCGGTGACCTGGTCATGGTCGCCAGCGACCGGACCTCGGTCTACGACTGGGTGCTGCCCACCGAGATCCCGGACAAGGGCCGCGTCCTCACCCAGCTGTCCCTGTGGTGGTTCGACCAGCTCTCCGACCTGGTCCCGCACCACGTCCTCGGCACCGACGTCCCGCCCGGCGCCCCCGCCGACTGGGCGGGCCGCACCCTGGTCTGCAAGTCGCTGGACATGGTCCCCGTGGAGTGCGTGGCCCGCGGCTACCTCACCGGCTCCGGCCTCGCCGAGTACCGGCAGACCCGTACGGTCTGCGGACTGGCCCTCCCCGAGGGTCTCGTCGACGGCTCCGAGCTCCCCGCGCCGATCTTCACCCCGGCCACCAAGGCCGCCGTCGGCGACCACGACGAGAATGTCTCCTACGAGGAGGTCGCCCACCAGGTCGGCGCCGAGGTCGCCGCCGAACTGCGGCAGACCACCCTCGCCGTCTACGGCCGGGCCCGCGACATCGCCCGCGAGCGCGGCATCATCCTGGCGGACACCAAGTTCGAGTTCGGCTTCGCCGGTGGGCAGCTGACCCTGGCCGACGAGGTTCTGACGCCCGACTCCTCGCGCTTCTGGCCGGCCGACCTGTGGCAGCCGGGCCGTGCCCAGCCGTCCTTCGACAAGCAGTTCGTGCGCGACTGGCTGACCTCTTCCGCCGCGGACTGGGACCGTACGGGCGAGGAGCCGCCGCCCGCCCTCCCGCACGAGATCGTGGAGAGCACCCGCGCCAAGTACATCGAGGCCTACCAGCGCCTCACCGGCCTCAGCTGGGCATAA
- a CDS encoding ABC transporter ATP-binding protein has protein sequence MNTGEKTNGGAGHGAARSAASGIDVIEVTGLRRSYGPGGRRTSGPRDRGEDKGRSGQRSFEAVRGIDFSVERGELFALLGTNGAGKTSTLELLEGLAPPTAGQVRILGHDPFRERRKVRPRVGVMLQEGGFPAELTPAETVRMWAGCTSGARPVDEALGSVGLERRRDVRVKQLSGGERRRLDLALALLGRPEVLFLDEPTTGLDTEARHATWELVRELRDSGTTIVLTTHYLEEAEELADRLAILHEGRIAAAGHVADVVAAHPSHISFELPTGFHLGDLPPLGELGVLGHETDGRTVRLRTDDLQRAATGVLVWAQHKGIALGNLDVRSASLEEAFLHIAKGLENS, from the coding sequence ATGAACACCGGGGAGAAAACCAACGGGGGTGCCGGCCACGGCGCCGCACGAAGCGCCGCTTCCGGGATCGATGTGATCGAAGTCACCGGGCTGCGCAGGAGCTACGGCCCCGGCGGGCGGCGCACGAGCGGTCCGCGGGACCGGGGCGAGGACAAGGGGCGGAGCGGGCAGCGGAGCTTCGAGGCCGTGCGCGGTATCGACTTCTCCGTCGAACGCGGGGAGCTGTTCGCGCTTCTGGGGACCAACGGTGCGGGCAAGACCTCCACTCTCGAACTGCTGGAGGGCCTGGCCCCGCCCACGGCCGGGCAGGTCCGGATCCTCGGCCATGACCCGTTCCGGGAGCGGCGCAAGGTGCGGCCCCGGGTGGGTGTCATGCTCCAGGAGGGCGGCTTCCCGGCGGAGCTGACGCCCGCGGAGACCGTACGGATGTGGGCGGGGTGCACCAGCGGGGCGCGCCCGGTCGACGAAGCCCTGGGCTCCGTGGGGCTGGAGCGGCGCAGGGATGTGCGGGTCAAGCAGCTGTCCGGTGGCGAGCGCCGGCGGCTGGATCTCGCCCTGGCGCTGCTGGGGAGGCCCGAGGTGCTGTTCCTGGACGAGCCGACGACCGGTCTGGACACCGAAGCACGCCATGCCACGTGGGAATTGGTCCGCGAGCTGCGGGACTCCGGGACCACGATCGTGCTGACCACGCACTATCTCGAAGAGGCCGAGGAGCTGGCGGACCGGCTGGCGATCTTGCACGAGGGGCGGATCGCGGCGGCGGGGCATGTGGCTGACGTGGTCGCCGCACACCCCTCGCACATCTCCTTCGAGCTGCCCACCGGGTTCCATCTCGGTGATCTCCCGCCGCTGGGAGAACTGGGTGTCCTCGGACATGAGACGGACGGGCGCACGGTGCGGCTGCGGACGGACGACCTCCAGCGGGCCGCGACCGGCGTCCTGGTCTGGGCGCAGCACAAGGGGATAGCGCTGGGCAATCTGGATGTCAGGTCCGCATCCCTGGAAGAGGCATTTCTGCACATCGCAAAGGGGCTGGAGAACTCATGA
- a CDS encoding ArsR/SmtB family transcription factor encodes MDLEQRVAELERRLAALEQAADRPAPPPEREPDDELWALRGLKSQLAELGADNGGVLFTGAVRIPAGQRYEWQYGLVTDTVLDRDWGAAAESFAALGQPVRLRLLREILGGRCTAAELTELDGTGTTGQIYHHLRQLTAAGWLHTAARGRYEVPADRVVPLLVMLTAAGR; translated from the coding sequence ATGGATCTGGAGCAGCGGGTGGCCGAGCTGGAGCGACGGCTGGCCGCCCTGGAGCAGGCCGCCGACCGGCCGGCACCCCCGCCCGAGCGCGAGCCCGATGACGAGCTGTGGGCCCTGCGGGGCCTGAAGTCCCAGCTCGCCGAACTGGGTGCCGACAACGGCGGAGTGCTCTTCACCGGTGCCGTACGGATTCCGGCCGGGCAGCGCTACGAGTGGCAGTACGGCCTGGTCACCGACACCGTGCTGGACCGTGACTGGGGCGCCGCCGCCGAGTCGTTCGCGGCCCTCGGCCAGCCCGTACGGCTGCGGCTGCTGCGCGAGATCCTCGGTGGCCGCTGCACCGCCGCCGAACTCACCGAGCTCGACGGCACCGGCACCACCGGCCAGATCTACCACCACCTGCGGCAACTGACCGCCGCCGGCTGGCTGCACACGGCCGCCCGCGGCCGCTACGAGGTACCCGCCGACCGCGTCGTACCGCTGCTGGTGATGCTGACCGCCGCCGGGCGCTGA
- a CDS encoding sensor histidine kinase, with product MIGKLRAMWRRRGQMAMIDAYFRGSLYLLPWLPVLSGVAPVMGRVGSSPLPVTLAGVAMGLNVAQAALAVPLLNRAVNRYLERGATPRTLLLVSGVLTLVAEVALFALITVSGHTAKDSAGATGLAIGATLTPFFMAYSLVVSKRKFLAALAGSAVASMALLFLFTHSWLSSGAMAFLLLFAGIWSFGLARPTGWLLGVIWKLDAARSTETRLAVAEERLRFSRDLHDVMGRNLAVIALKGELAVQLARRERPEAVEQMVEVQRIAQEAQREVREVVRGYRKADLQAELAGARSILRAAGVDCRIEGEEGAQLSPEVESALGWVVREGTTNVLRHAAEVRRCAVRTRIDPLRSVLVMTMENDGVTYPPGGAVAGSVPGSGLKGLRERLRPLGGSLTSGRVPNGSFRLTVELPVEAASG from the coding sequence ATGATCGGCAAGCTACGGGCCATGTGGCGGCGGCGGGGCCAGATGGCCATGATCGACGCCTACTTCCGGGGCAGCCTGTACCTCCTCCCCTGGCTTCCCGTGCTCAGCGGGGTGGCTCCCGTCATGGGCCGGGTGGGCAGCAGCCCGTTGCCGGTCACCTTGGCCGGTGTCGCCATGGGGCTGAACGTGGCTCAGGCCGCGCTGGCCGTACCGCTGTTGAACCGCGCGGTGAACCGCTATCTGGAGCGAGGGGCGACACCGCGCACCCTGTTGCTGGTCTCGGGGGTGCTGACCCTCGTCGCCGAGGTCGCGCTGTTCGCGCTGATCACCGTCAGCGGGCACACCGCCAAAGACAGTGCGGGCGCGACGGGGCTGGCGATCGGCGCGACCCTCACACCGTTCTTCATGGCTTACAGCCTGGTGGTGTCCAAGCGGAAGTTTCTGGCCGCGCTGGCCGGCAGCGCCGTGGCGTCCATGGCGCTGCTCTTCCTGTTCACGCATTCCTGGCTGAGTTCGGGGGCCATGGCGTTCCTGTTGCTCTTCGCCGGTATCTGGAGCTTCGGGCTGGCGCGGCCCACGGGCTGGCTGCTCGGCGTGATCTGGAAGCTGGATGCGGCCCGCAGCACCGAGACGCGGCTCGCGGTCGCCGAGGAGCGGCTGAGGTTCAGCCGGGATCTGCACGATGTGATGGGCCGGAATCTGGCGGTGATCGCCCTCAAGGGCGAGCTGGCGGTCCAGCTGGCGCGGCGGGAGCGGCCGGAGGCCGTGGAGCAGATGGTGGAGGTGCAGCGGATCGCCCAGGAGGCCCAGCGGGAGGTCCGGGAGGTGGTGCGCGGCTACCGGAAGGCCGATCTCCAGGCGGAGTTGGCGGGGGCCCGTTCCATACTGCGGGCGGCCGGGGTGGACTGCCGTATCGAGGGCGAGGAGGGGGCGCAGCTGTCGCCGGAGGTGGAGTCGGCGCTCGGCTGGGTCGTCCGCGAAGGCACCACGAACGTCCTGCGGCATGCGGCGGAGGTGCGGCGCTGCGCGGTGCGGACCCGGATCGATCCGCTCCGCTCGGTGCTCGTGATGACCATGGAGAACGACGGCGTCACCTACCCGCCCGGCGGGGCGGTCGCCGGGTCGGTCCCCGGCAGCGGCCTCAAGGGACTGCGGGAACGCCTCCGCCCCCTGGGCGGGAGCCTGACGTCGGGCCGGGTCCCGAACGGCAGCTTCCGGCTGACGGTCGAACTCCCGGTGGAGGCGGCGAGTGGGTAG
- a CDS encoding maleylpyruvate isomerase family mycothiol-dependent enzyme has protein sequence MPPAARKPRPRQYDPKKTRAAVTAQLDHVRDAVRGLTPEQFALPTRLGDWTVRELVAHLAMAVGAVARSLAQPAPPQPEATLLEWPSASAPLASSVDERSRALATAHEPVDLLERTAAEYTEAVGPEPDDRVMAAVPGAMRLSDFLVTRCLELIVHTDDLAAATGREIPYDRQALATTTRLLADVLAARAPGGSVEVRVPPFAVVQCVEGPRHTRGTPPNVVETDPLTWIRLATGRTTWAAALDAAHVSASGERADLAGHLPVMS, from the coding sequence ATGCCACCCGCCGCCCGGAAGCCGCGTCCCCGCCAGTACGACCCGAAGAAGACCCGCGCCGCCGTCACGGCCCAGCTCGATCATGTCCGGGACGCCGTACGCGGCCTCACGCCCGAGCAGTTCGCGCTGCCGACCCGCCTCGGCGACTGGACGGTGCGGGAGCTGGTGGCACATCTGGCCATGGCGGTGGGCGCGGTGGCGCGCAGCCTCGCGCAGCCGGCCCCGCCGCAGCCGGAGGCCACCCTGTTGGAATGGCCGTCCGCGTCCGCCCCGCTCGCCTCCTCGGTCGACGAGCGCAGCCGCGCACTGGCCACCGCCCATGAGCCCGTGGACCTGCTGGAGCGCACCGCGGCGGAGTACACCGAGGCCGTCGGGCCGGAGCCAGATGACCGGGTGATGGCCGCCGTCCCCGGCGCGATGCGGCTGTCCGACTTCCTGGTCACCCGCTGCCTCGAACTCATCGTGCACACCGACGATCTCGCGGCGGCGACCGGCCGGGAGATCCCGTACGACCGCCAGGCCCTGGCCACCACGACCCGGCTGCTGGCCGATGTGCTGGCCGCTCGCGCGCCCGGCGGCTCGGTCGAGGTCCGGGTGCCGCCGTTCGCCGTGGTGCAGTGCGTCGAGGGCCCGAGGCACACCCGCGGCACCCCGCCGAATGTCGTCGAGACCGACCCGCTGACCTGGATACGGCTGGCCACCGGCCGTACGACCTGGGCAGCGGCGCTGGACGCGGCGCACGTCAGCGCCAGCGGCGAGCGGGCCGACCTCGCCGGCCATCTGCCCGTCATGAGCTGA
- a CDS encoding M23 family metallopeptidase encodes MASTSIRKLSALAARLCLLTFIGMVIAQFFLDFSYWWAWIPLGLWVLIGFGINRSTSRAESEGANGPAAEPVLTAAPVTGRWKAQNSPADKVPSHGTRAYGQAYAIDIVAEPASGARPGFGWWPLARRGADFPAFGAPLLAVADATVVHADDRQRDHLSRTSWLALVYFLVVEAVVRSLGGARRVIGNHVILDLGGGTYALYAHVRRGSLTVRTGDRVRAGQSIGQCGNSGNSTEPHVHFQLMDAADPDAADGLPFTWQGVGVPANGEIFEAAPAAVAETEGTVSGPA; translated from the coding sequence ATGGCATCCACGTCCATACGGAAGCTCTCCGCACTCGCCGCCCGCCTCTGTCTGCTGACCTTCATCGGGATGGTCATCGCGCAGTTCTTCCTCGACTTCTCGTACTGGTGGGCCTGGATTCCGCTCGGCCTGTGGGTGCTGATCGGATTCGGCATCAACCGCTCCACGTCCCGCGCGGAGTCCGAGGGCGCCAACGGGCCCGCTGCCGAGCCGGTGCTGACCGCAGCCCCGGTCACCGGTCGCTGGAAGGCGCAGAACAGCCCCGCCGACAAGGTCCCCAGCCACGGCACCCGGGCCTATGGGCAGGCGTACGCCATCGACATCGTGGCCGAACCGGCGTCCGGCGCCCGGCCCGGCTTCGGCTGGTGGCCCCTCGCCCGCCGCGGTGCGGACTTCCCGGCGTTCGGCGCGCCCCTGCTCGCCGTCGCCGACGCCACCGTCGTTCACGCCGACGACCGTCAGCGCGACCACCTCAGCCGCACGTCCTGGCTCGCGCTGGTCTACTTCCTCGTCGTCGAAGCGGTCGTCCGCTCCCTGGGCGGCGCCCGGCGGGTCATCGGCAACCACGTGATCCTCGACCTGGGCGGCGGCACCTACGCGCTCTACGCCCATGTCCGCCGCGGCTCGCTCACCGTCCGTACGGGGGACCGGGTGCGGGCCGGGCAGTCGATCGGTCAGTGCGGCAACTCGGGCAACAGCACCGAGCCGCATGTCCACTTCCAGCTGATGGACGCCGCCGACCCGGACGCCGCCGACGGGCTGCCCTTCACCTGGCAGGGCGTCGGCGTCCCGGCCAACGGCGAGATCTTCGAGGCGGCCCCGGCGGCGGTGGCGGAAACCGAGGGCACTGTCAGTGGTCCCGCATAG
- a CDS encoding ABC transporter permease: MSASVREAGGIERAGTPAETGAAARLLALGRAELTLLGRNKTALTTSLIIPVALAFAMKGAVENMVAGTGLSVGSALLPATLGYVLVFAVYSSLTGSYTARREELVLKRLRTGELRDLEILAGTALPAVLLGLVQCVLLVVLGGVLLDAGLPTAPHLLVAGVVLGMAATVGFAALSSVLAKSAEGAQLAVLPFMMVSLAGSGMVVPLDILPERVASVLELLPLSPAMELIRAGWTGGEGLKETLGQLITGLVWAGLALFAVQRWFRWEPRR, from the coding sequence ATGAGTGCAAGCGTGCGGGAAGCCGGCGGTATCGAGCGCGCCGGAACACCCGCGGAGACCGGCGCCGCGGCGCGCCTCCTCGCCCTGGGACGGGCCGAGTTGACCCTTCTCGGCCGCAACAAGACCGCGCTGACGACCTCTCTGATCATCCCGGTCGCCCTGGCGTTCGCCATGAAGGGGGCGGTCGAGAACATGGTGGCCGGCACCGGGCTGTCGGTCGGCTCGGCGCTGCTGCCCGCGACCCTCGGGTACGTCCTGGTCTTCGCCGTCTACTCCAGCCTCACCGGCTCGTACACCGCACGGCGTGAAGAGCTGGTCCTGAAGCGGCTGCGTACCGGTGAGCTGCGGGATCTGGAAATACTGGCGGGCACCGCGCTTCCGGCGGTACTGCTGGGGCTGGTGCAGTGTGTCCTGCTGGTGGTCCTCGGCGGTGTGCTCCTGGATGCCGGTCTGCCCACCGCGCCGCATCTGCTGGTCGCCGGTGTGGTGCTCGGCATGGCCGCGACCGTGGGGTTCGCCGCGTTGTCCTCCGTTCTCGCCAAGTCGGCCGAGGGCGCTCAGCTCGCCGTCCTCCCCTTCATGATGGTGTCGCTGGCGGGGTCCGGGATGGTCGTCCCGCTGGACATCCTTCCGGAGCGGGTGGCCTCCGTGCTCGAACTGCTTCCGCTGTCACCGGCGATGGAGCTGATACGGGCCGGCTGGACCGGGGGCGAGGGCCTCAAGGAGACGCTGGGGCAGCTCATCACCGGCTTGGTCTGGGCGGGGCTCGCATTGTTTGCTGTCCAGCGGTGGTTCCGCTGGGAGCCTAGGCGTTAG